In Granulicella sibirica, the sequence CCACGTTCTGCGAACGGACGCTCATCTCGACGAAGGTGCGTGGAGAGGGATGCCACGTGAGCCATGTCTGCGTACCGTGGGCCTCGCGGCCTATCCAACTGCCCAGGAGTTGCCGGCTGTTGGTGTAGCCCGACAGGTAATGAACGTTGAAATAAAAAAAACCGCTGAATGCATTCGAACGATGCGGGGACAGCAGGCCTTCGATGCGCAGCGTCCAGTGTGAGTTGTGCGGGAAGGGGTGAAGTTCCAAACCAGGGAGCCATACGCTTTGCTTCGGGTAGTTCAAGGGGAATGGCTCGTCTTCAGCGAAGCTGTCGAGGTACACGGTGAGGACGTTTTGCAGTCCCGGTACTCTGTACCTTGTGTCGAAGGAGACGCGGCGGTCCCCAGGGTCCGCATTCTCCTCTCCGGTTCCAGTCGAGAAAAGACTCCGCAATAAGGTGCGGGTGGTGAAGGGCGCACCCTGACCAGCGAACAGCGTCGTACGCGCGACGCTGAACTCCCAGTTCGGGGTGGGTTGGAATGCTACCTTTTCGCCGTGGATGAAGGGTTGATCCGGAACAGAGACGCCCGGCGATCCGAACGTCTGGTGGTTCGTATGGACAAACTGTGTTCCGTTCAGGCGCCCGATGAATGCCTGGGCACGGATCGGTCCGAGGAACCGCAGCACACCGGGGAGAACAAATGGCTTCTCACGGTCATAGCGAAGCATCAGGACAGGATCTGCATTGTTGGTGAAGAGGGAGCCGCCGTTTCTTCCGGGTCCCCAGAGAAGGGTCTGCCGTCCGAACGCGATTGTGTTTCCCGCGATGGCGAAGCTTAGGTACGCCTCGGGCAGACGTCCGCGAGTGAAGCCTGTTACGGGACCTTGTATGGCGGCTGGTGTGAAGTCAGCGGCAGAGATCTGTAACTGTGCAGCGGCCGATGGTTGTGGCGTCGGCGACGAGGTGGACTGCAGCTCTATACGCGCATACGCTGCGAAGTGGGAGAAGGTGCTCGAAGCCGCTACATTTGTGTAGGAGTTTTCGCCGCGCGCGAAGGGCCTTCCGTCATCATTCACGATAGTGGATGCGAAGTGATATCCGTCGTTGAGCGGCTCGCCGCCGATGCTTGTGCTGCGGGTGGAAA encodes:
- a CDS encoding capsule assembly Wzi family protein, which codes for MLLEAESASRTRSDDAGIDATLAALRREFSRELEGSSRPGRLEALSTRSTSIGGEPLNDGYHFASTIVNDDGRPFARGENSYTNVAASSTFSHFAAYARIELQSTSSPTPQPSAAAQLQISAADFTPAAIQGPVTGFTRGRLPEAYLSFAIAGNTIAFGRQTLLWGPGRNGGSLFTNNADPVLMLRYDREKPFVLPGVLRFLGPIRAQAFIGRLNGTQFVHTNHQTFGSPGVSVPDQPFIHGEKVAFQPTPNWEFSVARTTLFAGQGAPFTTRTLLRSLFSTGTGEENADPGDRRVSFDTRYRVPGLQNVLTVYLDSFAEDEPFPLNYPKQSVWLPGLELHPFPHNSHWTLRIEGLLSPHRSNAFSGFFYFNVHYLSGYTNSRQLLGSWIGREAHGTQTWLTWHPSPRTFVEMSVRSQNVASDFLRGGTLRDLQWNFEKAVRPDLTLRLQEQVERWNFPLLSSTTHFNSSFTVQLTYRTSGGSR